The proteins below are encoded in one region of Serratia symbiotica:
- the djlA gene encoding co-chaperone DjlA, translated as MQYWGKLLGVIAAIWLGAGFWGVVLGLVIGHMVDNARSNKHNRGFFTDQQTRQGLFFRTTFQVMGHLTKSKGRVTEVDIQVASLFMDRLQLHGEARIAAQQAFREGKQSQFPLRETLQQLRSICFGRFDLIRMFLEIQFQAAFADGLLHPNERQVLYVIAEELGISHLQFDQFLSMMEGGRRFGGGQRGGYQQAQRGPTMEDACKVLGVNSRDDATTIKRAYRKLMSEHHPDKLVAKGLPPQMMEMAKQKAQEIQAAYDLIKNERGFK; from the coding sequence ATGCAGTATTGGGGAAAACTGCTTGGGGTCATCGCCGCCATTTGGCTTGGCGCGGGATTCTGGGGTGTAGTTTTGGGGTTGGTGATCGGTCATATGGTCGATAATGCGCGCAGCAATAAGCACAACCGGGGGTTTTTCACCGACCAGCAAACGCGGCAAGGGCTGTTCTTTCGCACCACTTTTCAGGTGATGGGGCACCTGACCAAATCAAAAGGGCGTGTTACCGAAGTAGATATTCAGGTCGCCAGCTTGTTTATGGATCGTCTGCAACTGCATGGCGAAGCGCGCATTGCCGCGCAGCAGGCGTTTCGTGAAGGCAAACAGAGCCAGTTTCCTTTGCGCGAGACGCTGCAACAGTTGCGCAGCATCTGTTTTGGCCGTTTCGACCTGATTCGGATGTTTCTGGAAATTCAGTTTCAGGCCGCGTTTGCCGACGGTTTGCTGCATCCGAATGAGCGGCAGGTACTGTATGTCATCGCCGAAGAACTGGGCATTTCACATCTACAGTTCGATCAGTTCCTCAGCATGATGGAGGGCGGACGCCGCTTCGGTGGCGGCCAGCGAGGCGGTTACCAGCAGGCACAGCGCGGGCCAACGATGGAAGATGCGTGTAAAGTGCTGGGCGTCAACAGCCGCGACGATGCCACCACCATCAAGCGTGCCTATCGCAAACTGATGAGTGAGCATCATCCAGACAAGTTGGTGGCGAAAGGCTTGCCACCGCAAATGATGGAAATGGCTAAGCAAAAAGCGCAGGAGATCCAGGCGGCATATGACCTGATCAAAAATGAGAGAGGTTTCAAGTAA
- the surA gene encoding peptidylprolyl isomerase SurA yields the protein MKNWRTLILGLVVCANAAFAAPQEVDKVAAVVNNGVVLESDINGLLQSVKLHAQQDGQPLPDDNLLRHQIIERLIMDNIQLQMAQKMGITVSNADLDNAIANIAAQNKMSLNQLRNRLSYEGLNYNTYRLQIRKEMLIAEVRNNAVRRRVTILPQEVEALAKQVGAQNVSDTEMNISHILLPLPENPSQQQVDSAEALARKLMGELHNGADFGKLAITYSADPQALKGGNMGWGKLQEIPTLFAEHLVNAKKGIIVGPIRSGVGFHILKVNDIRGASQSVSVTEVHARHILLKPSVVMTDDQARTKLASIAQDIKSGRTKFADEAKHLSQDPGSALQGGDLGWASPDIYDPAFRDALLKLNKGEISAPVHSAFGWHLIQLLDTRQVDKTDAAQKNRAYRMLFNRKFAEEAQTWMQELRAQAYVKILNGHAQ from the coding sequence ATGAAGAACTGGAGAACGCTTATTCTCGGATTGGTGGTTTGTGCTAATGCCGCGTTCGCAGCACCCCAAGAAGTGGATAAAGTCGCTGCCGTTGTGAATAACGGTGTTGTGCTGGAGAGCGATATCAACGGCCTGTTGCAATCGGTGAAACTCCATGCACAGCAGGATGGCCAACCACTGCCGGACGACAATTTATTGCGTCACCAGATCATTGAGCGTCTGATTATGGATAATATTCAGCTACAGATGGCTCAAAAAATGGGCATCACTGTATCCAATGCCGATCTGGACAACGCGATTGCTAATATCGCCGCGCAAAACAAGATGAGCCTCAATCAACTGCGCAACCGCTTGTCTTACGAGGGCCTGAACTACAACACTTACCGCTTGCAGATCCGTAAAGAGATGCTGATCGCCGAAGTGCGCAACAACGCAGTACGCCGCCGCGTGACTATCCTGCCGCAAGAAGTGGAAGCGCTGGCAAAGCAAGTGGGTGCCCAAAATGTCAGCGATACCGAAATGAACATCAGCCACATCCTGCTCCCTTTGCCGGAAAACCCATCGCAGCAGCAGGTGGACAGCGCAGAAGCACTGGCTAGAAAACTGATGGGCGAATTGCACAACGGCGCTGACTTCGGCAAACTGGCGATCACCTACTCCGCCGATCCCCAAGCGCTTAAAGGCGGCAACATGGGCTGGGGCAAGCTGCAAGAGATCCCAACCTTGTTCGCCGAGCACCTGGTCAATGCCAAGAAAGGCATTATCGTCGGCCCTATCCGTTCCGGCGTTGGCTTTCACATTCTGAAAGTGAATGACATCCGTGGTGCCAGCCAGTCGGTATCCGTGACCGAAGTGCATGCCCGCCATATCCTGCTGAAACCTTCAGTGGTGATGACCGATGATCAGGCGCGCACTAAGTTGGCAAGCATAGCGCAAGATATCAAAAGCGGCCGTACCAAGTTTGCCGATGAAGCCAAACACCTGTCTCAAGATCCCGGCTCTGCCCTGCAGGGGGGCGATCTGGGCTGGGCCTCTCCAGATATCTACGATCCGGCGTTCCGCGATGCACTGCTGAAACTGAACAAAGGCGAGATTAGCGCACCGGTACACTCCGCCTTCGGCTGGCACCTGATCCAATTGCTGGATACACGTCAGGTAGACAAAACCGATGCCGCGCAAAAGAATCGCGCTTACCGCATGCTGTTCAACCGCAAATTTGCTGAAGAAGCGCAGACCTGGATGCAAGAACTGCGCGCCCAAGCCTATGTGAAGATCCTCAATGGCCATGCCCAGTAA
- the lptD gene encoding LPS assembly protein LptD, producing the protein MKKSFPTLLAMMIWTALYSQHALADLAEQCMLGVPVYDKPLVSGDPDNQPITINADESHADYPQSALFTGNVNIEQGNSTLTAKQVELNQMQHPGQADAVRTVTATGDVHYSDPQITLAGPKAWSNLNTKDTDVYKGDYQMVGRQGRGAANKMKIRGANRYTIMENGTFTSCLPGDDSWSVIGSEVIHDRTEQVAEVWNARLRIGGVPVFYSPYMQLPIGDKRRSGFLIPNAKYGSNNGLEFILPYYWNIAPNYDVTLTPHYMSRRGLQWQNEFRYLVQPGSGLMALDWLPNDKEYKKDNADNSTRWLFHWNHHGLMDQVWRFNIDFTKVSDAKYFTDLDSKYGSTTDGYATQKFSFGYANENWNAILSSKQFQIFDSTDHSNSNSYKVRPQLDLNYYKNDLGPFDFHLYSQIAKFNSINPYSPDATRWHLEPTLNLPLTNGWASLNTEAKLLASHYQQNIPDHFATHYVNRNSTNDYKAVAPHLDDSVNRVLPQFKADGKLVFERPMIWSEGSTQTLEPRVQYLYVPYRDQSNIYTYDTTLLQTDYSGLFRDRTYSGLDRIASQNRVSSGLTTRIYDDALVERFNVSVGQIYYFNRSGTGDRRTSYDNNDRTGSLAWAGDTYWKIDDRWSLRGGLQYDTRLNSVSLGNGVLGYRQDPERVVQLNYRYATPEYIQTALNTDQIPAYQHGIAQVGVTGSWPIADRWAVVGAYYYDTRARQSADQLLGLKYNTCCWSVTLGYERKITDWNNSNNISIYDNKVSFNVELRGLSSDHSLGSAEMLRSGILPYQRAF; encoded by the coding sequence ATGAAAAAAAGTTTCCCAACACTGCTGGCCATGATGATTTGGACGGCACTTTACAGTCAGCATGCTCTGGCTGATCTGGCTGAGCAGTGCATGCTTGGCGTTCCTGTTTATGACAAACCTTTGGTCAGCGGCGATCCTGACAACCAGCCGATCACCATCAATGCCGATGAGTCGCACGCCGACTATCCGCAGAGTGCGCTGTTCACTGGCAACGTCAACATCGAGCAAGGCAACAGCACCCTCACCGCCAAGCAGGTGGAACTGAACCAGATGCAGCATCCAGGGCAGGCGGACGCGGTGCGCACTGTGACTGCCACTGGCGATGTGCACTACAGCGACCCTCAGATCACATTGGCAGGCCCCAAGGCTTGGTCAAACCTGAATACCAAAGATACCGATGTCTATAAAGGCGACTACCAGATGGTCGGCCGTCAGGGGCGCGGCGCAGCTAACAAAATGAAGATACGCGGCGCTAACCGTTACACTATTATGGAAAACGGTACTTTTACCTCCTGCTTGCCGGGAGACGATAGCTGGAGCGTGATCGGTTCCGAAGTGATCCATGACCGCACAGAGCAGGTGGCAGAAGTGTGGAACGCCCGCTTGCGTATTGGCGGTGTTCCGGTGTTCTATAGCCCCTATATGCAATTGCCAATCGGCGATAAGCGCCGTTCCGGCTTCTTGATCCCGAACGCCAAATACGGCAGCAACAATGGCCTTGAGTTCATATTGCCGTATTACTGGAACATCGCGCCCAACTATGACGTCACCCTTACCCCGCATTATATGTCGAGACGCGGTTTGCAATGGCAAAACGAATTCCGCTATCTGGTGCAGCCTGGCTCTGGACTGATGGCGCTAGACTGGTTACCAAACGATAAGGAATACAAAAAGGACAATGCTGACAACAGCACCCGCTGGTTGTTCCACTGGAACCACCACGGGCTAATGGATCAGGTGTGGCGTTTCAACATCGATTTTACCAAGGTCAGCGATGCCAAATACTTTACCGATCTGGATTCGAAGTATGGTTCCACCACCGATGGCTACGCCACGCAGAAGTTTAGCTTTGGTTATGCCAATGAAAACTGGAACGCTATTTTAAGCTCCAAGCAGTTCCAGATCTTCGACAGCACCGACCACTCTAACTCTAATTCCTACAAAGTGCGGCCACAACTGGATCTGAACTACTACAAAAATGATCTCGGCCCGTTCGACTTTCATCTATACAGCCAGATAGCCAAATTTAACAGTATCAATCCGTACAGCCCAGACGCCACCCGTTGGCATCTGGAACCCACGCTCAATCTACCACTAACCAACGGCTGGGCCAGCCTGAACACCGAGGCCAAGCTGCTGGCATCCCATTACCAGCAGAACATACCTGACCACTTTGCCACCCATTATGTCAACCGAAATAGCACTAATGATTATAAGGCTGTGGCACCGCATCTTGATGACTCCGTCAATCGCGTGCTGCCGCAGTTCAAGGCTGACGGCAAGCTGGTGTTCGAACGCCCGATGATCTGGTCGGAAGGTTCTACCCAGACCTTGGAACCGCGCGTTCAATACCTCTACGTGCCGTACCGCGATCAAAGCAACATCTATACCTACGATACCACGCTGCTGCAAACTGATTATTCCGGTCTGTTCCGCGACCGCACATACAGCGGCCTGGATCGCATCGCCTCGCAGAACCGCGTGTCCAGCGGTTTAACCACACGCATTTATGATGACGCGCTGGTTGAACGTTTTAACGTTTCCGTGGGTCAAATCTACTACTTCAACCGTTCAGGCACCGGTGACCGTAGGACAAGCTACGATAACAACGATCGTACCGGCAGCTTGGCATGGGCCGGTGATACCTATTGGAAGATCGACGATCGTTGGAGCCTGCGCGGCGGCTTGCAGTATGATACCCGCTTGAACAGCGTCTCATTGGGTAACGGTGTGCTGGGATACCGCCAGGATCCAGAGCGTGTGGTGCAGCTAAATTACCGTTACGCCACACCGGAATATATCCAGACAGCCCTGAACACCGACCAAATCCCTGCCTACCAGCACGGTATTGCTCAGGTGGGCGTGACAGGCAGTTGGCCGATTGCCGATCGCTGGGCCGTGGTGGGCGCGTATTACTACGATACCCGTGCCAGGCAATCCGCCGATCAGTTACTGGGGCTGAAGTACAACACCTGCTGCTGGTCGGTAACACTGGGCTATGAACGCAAGATCACCGACTGGAATAACAGCAACAATATCAGCATTTACGACAACAAAGTTTCCTTCAATGTCGAACTGCGCGGTCTAAGTAGCGACCACAGTCTCGGCTCTGCGGAAATGCTGCGCTCCGGTATACTGCCGTACCAACGCGCGTTCTGA
- the rapA gene encoding RNA polymerase-associated protein RapA encodes MPFTLGQRWISDTESELGLGTIVALDMRMITLFFPATGENRLYARNHSPITRVMFNPGDTICSHEGWQLIVEEVKTDHGLLTYIGTRLDTQESGVAMREVLLDSKLTFSKPQDRLFAGQIDRMDRFALRLRARKNQSAQYRLPFAGLRGMRASLIPHQLHIAYEVGQRHAPRVLLADEVGLGKTIEAGMIIHQQLLAGRAERVLIVVPETLQHQWLVEMMRRFNLYFSLFDDSRYAEAKLDSSNPFETEQRVICSLGFVRRNKQRLEELVDAQWDLLVVDEAHHLGWSEEAPSSEYQVIERLAEHIPGVLLLTATPEQLGQQSHFARLRLLDASRFHDYHAFVAEQQKYQPVADAVTLLLNGERLADDKLALLGELIEAQDIKPLLKTANSGGDNAEQARQALVTLLMDRHGTSRVLFRNTRNAVKGFSHRHLHLISLPLPPQYQTAIKVSGIMGTKQSIEARARAMLYPEQIYQAFEGENATWWNFDPRVEWLLDHLIAHRHEKVLVICAKAEIALQLEQVLREREAIRAAVFHEGLSIIERDRAAAYFATEESGAQVLLCSEIGSEGRNFQFASQLVMFDLPFNPDLLEQRIGRLDRIGQMHDIQIMVPYLENTAQAVLGRWFHEGLDAFEHTCPTGRTIYDSSYEQLLGFLAAPTEQHGLDEFIHTCRQQHDQLKARLEQGRDRLLEMHSNGGDSAQILANAIVAQDNDINLVSFALNLFDIVGINQDERGDNLIVLTPSDHMLVPDFPGLPQDGCTVTFDRNQALLREDAQFISWEHPIIRNGLDLILSGDIGSCAVSLLKNKALPVGTLLVELVYVVEAQAPKHLQLTRFLPPTPIRMLVDRKGNNLATQVEFDSFNRQLIAVNRHTASKLVNTLQQDVHAMLQQAEGLVAEQARTLIEQAKQEADDKLSSELARLEALKAVNPNIRDDELEALACNRHQVLANLNEASWRLDAIRLVVVTHQ; translated from the coding sequence ATGCCTTTTACACTTGGTCAACGCTGGATCAGCGATACGGAAAGCGAATTAGGACTGGGAACCATCGTGGCACTCGATATGCGCATGATCACCCTGTTTTTCCCTGCCACCGGTGAAAACCGCCTCTACGCTAGAAACCATTCACCGATCACCCGTGTGATGTTCAATCCAGGCGATACCATATGCAGCCATGAAGGATGGCAGCTCATAGTGGAAGAAGTAAAAACGGATCACGGCCTGTTGACCTACATCGGTACCCGCTTGGACACCCAAGAAAGCGGCGTGGCGATGCGTGAAGTGCTGCTGGACAGTAAGCTGACCTTCAGCAAGCCGCAGGATCGCCTGTTTGCTGGTCAGATCGACCGGATGGATCGCTTTGCGCTGCGATTGCGCGCACGTAAAAATCAGAGCGCGCAATATCGTCTGCCGTTCGCTGGCCTGCGTGGCATGCGAGCTAGCCTGATCCCACACCAATTGCATATCGCCTATGAAGTCGGCCAACGCCATGCGCCACGCGTACTACTGGCGGACGAAGTGGGCTTGGGTAAGACCATTGAAGCTGGCATGATCATTCACCAGCAGTTGCTGGCAGGCCGTGCCGAGCGCGTGCTGATCGTGGTGCCGGAAACTCTACAGCACCAGTGGCTGGTCGAGATGATGCGCCGCTTCAACCTCTATTTCTCACTGTTCGACGATAGCCGCTACGCTGAAGCCAAGCTCGACAGCAGCAATCCGTTTGAAACCGAGCAACGGGTGATCTGCTCGCTGGGTTTCGTGCGCCGCAATAAGCAGCGTCTGGAAGAGTTGGTGGACGCTCAGTGGGATTTACTGGTGGTCGATGAAGCCCACCACCTGGGCTGGAGTGAAGAAGCGCCAAGCAGCGAATACCAAGTGATCGAACGGTTGGCCGAACATATTCCCGGCGTGCTGCTGTTAACCGCCACCCCGGAACAACTTGGTCAGCAGAGCCACTTTGCCCGTCTGCGCCTGCTGGATGCAAGCCGCTTCCACGACTACCACGCGTTCGTCGCCGAACAGCAAAAATACCAACCCGTAGCCGATGCCGTCACCTTGCTACTGAACGGTGAGCGCTTGGCCGACGACAAACTGGCTCTGCTAGGCGAACTGATCGAAGCGCAGGACATCAAGCCGCTGCTGAAAACAGCCAATAGTGGTGGCGACAACGCCGAACAAGCGCGTCAGGCGCTGGTAACCCTGCTGATGGATCGCCACGGTACCAGCCGCGTGCTGTTCCGCAATACCCGTAACGCTGTGAAGGGATTTTCCCATCGCCACCTCCATCTGATCAGCTTGCCGCTGCCCCCCCAGTATCAGACGGCGATTAAGGTATCCGGCATCATGGGTACCAAACAATCAATCGAAGCCCGCGCGCGCGCTATGCTATACCCGGAGCAAATTTATCAGGCGTTTGAGGGCGAGAACGCCACGTGGTGGAACTTCGATCCACGCGTGGAATGGCTGCTGGATCACCTGATCGCCCATCGCCACGAAAAGGTACTGGTGATCTGCGCTAAGGCTGAGATCGCACTGCAACTGGAGCAAGTACTGCGCGAACGTGAAGCAATCCGCGCAGCGGTGTTTCACGAAGGGCTGTCGATCATTGAACGTGACCGCGCTGCCGCCTACTTCGCCACCGAAGAATCAGGCGCACAGGTGCTGCTGTGTTCCGAAATCGGTTCCGAAGGCCGCAACTTCCAGTTCGCCAGCCAGTTGGTGATGTTTGATCTACCATTCAACCCTGATCTGTTAGAGCAACGCATCGGCCGTCTGGATCGCATCGGTCAGATGCACGACATCCAAATCATGGTGCCGTATCTGGAAAATACCGCGCAGGCGGTGCTAGGGCGCTGGTTCCATGAAGGTTTGGACGCCTTTGAACACACCTGCCCGACCGGCCGCACCATTTATGACAGCAGCTATGAGCAGTTACTTGGCTTCCTGGCTGCGCCCACTGAGCAGCATGGGCTGGATGAATTCATCCACACCTGCCGCCAGCAACACGACCAACTGAAAGCGCGGTTAGAACAAGGCCGTGATCGGCTGTTAGAAATGCACTCTAACGGCGGCGATTCCGCCCAGATACTGGCGAACGCCATTGTTGCACAGGATAACGACATCAACTTGGTGAGTTTTGCACTCAACCTGTTCGACATCGTCGGCATCAATCAGGACGAGCGCGGTGACAACCTGATCGTACTCACGCCATCCGACCATATGCTGGTGCCGGATTTCCCCGGCCTGCCGCAGGACGGCTGCACGGTCACCTTTGACCGCAATCAGGCATTATTACGTGAAGACGCGCAGTTTATCAGTTGGGAACACCCCATTATCCGCAACGGTTTGGATCTGATCTTATCCGGTGATATCGGTAGTTGCGCGGTGTCTCTGTTAAAAAACAAGGCACTGCCAGTCGGCACTCTGTTGGTGGAGTTGGTATACGTGGTGGAGGCGCAGGCACCGAAACACTTGCAGTTGACCCGCTTCCTGCCGCCGACGCCGATCCGCATGCTGGTGGATCGCAAAGGCAACAATCTGGCGACACAAGTCGAGTTCGACAGTTTCAACCGCCAACTGATTGCAGTCAATCGTCATACCGCCAGCAAGTTGGTCAATACGCTGCAGCAGGACGTTCACGCCATGTTACAGCAGGCGGAAGGTCTAGTAGCAGAACAAGCACGCACCTTGATTGAACAGGCGAAGCAGGAAGCGGACGACAAACTGAGTAGCGAGTTGGCACGGTTGGAAGCGTTGAAGGCGGTCAACCCAAATATTCGCGACGACGAACTCGAGGCGCTGGCGTGCAATCGCCACCAAGTGTTGGCTAACCTCAATGAAGCCAGTTGGCGGCTGGACGCCATTCGTTTAGTGGTGGTCACCCACCAATAA
- the rluA gene encoding bifunctional tRNA pseudouridine(32) synthase/23S rRNA pseudouridine(746) synthase RluA: MKPYHPPQEPMLILYQDQHIMVVNKPSGLLSVPGRLPENKDSLLTRIQADFPAAQAVHRLDMATSGVIVVALNKAAERELKRQFREREPKKYYIARVWGHLVQDEGVVALPLICDWPNRPRQKVCFDTGRAAQTEYRVLSRDADGCTRVKLMPITGRSHQLRVHMLALGHPILGDGFYAHPQAQALAQRLQLHAQTLHLTHPAFHTPMHFHAEPDF; this comes from the coding sequence ATGAAACCCTACCATCCCCCGCAGGAGCCGATGCTTATCCTGTATCAGGATCAACACATCATGGTGGTCAACAAACCCAGCGGCCTGCTGTCAGTACCGGGTCGGCTGCCGGAAAACAAAGACAGCCTGCTGACACGTATTCAGGCTGACTTCCCAGCCGCCCAAGCGGTACATCGGTTGGACATGGCTACCAGCGGGGTGATTGTAGTAGCGCTCAACAAAGCCGCCGAGCGCGAGTTGAAGCGCCAGTTCCGCGAACGCGAACCGAAGAAATACTATATCGCCCGCGTTTGGGGCCATCTGGTGCAAGATGAAGGGGTGGTGGCGCTACCGCTGATTTGCGACTGGCCGAACCGACCACGGCAAAAGGTATGTTTTGACACCGGCCGAGCGGCGCAAACGGAATATCGGGTGCTGTCGCGGGATGCCGATGGCTGCACACGGGTGAAGCTGATGCCGATCACTGGCCGATCTCACCAGCTACGGGTGCATATGCTGGCGCTGGGGCATCCGATCCTCGGTGACGGTTTCTACGCCCACCCCCAAGCGCAAGCGCTGGCGCAGCGGTTGCAACTGCATGCGCAGACGCTGCACCTCACCCATCCAGCGTTTCATACGCCAATGCATTTCCACGCCGAACCGGACTTTTGA
- the pdxA gene encoding 4-hydroxythreonine-4-phosphate dehydrogenase PdxA — protein MPSNKRIVMTPGEPAGVGPDLVAALAQQDWPVELVVCADPALLLERAHRLNLPLTLCDYRPQQLAQPQRAGTLTVLPVATAYPVTPGELNAGNSAYVVETLARACDGCLNGEFAALITGPVNKGVINDAGMPFIGHTEFFADRSGCDRVVMMLATEELRVALATTHLPLLAVPGAITQHSLFDVIRILDRDLKTKFGLPQPQIYVCGLNPHAGEGGHMGREEIDIILPALEALRAEGIHLTGPLPADTLFQPKYLQHADAVLAMYHDQGLPILKYQGFGRAVNITLGLPFIRTSVDHGTALELAGTGSADVGSFKTALDLAIKMIINCNE, from the coding sequence ATGCCCAGTAATAAACGTATCGTGATGACTCCCGGCGAACCTGCCGGGGTAGGGCCAGATTTGGTGGCAGCGCTGGCGCAGCAGGATTGGCCTGTTGAACTGGTGGTGTGCGCGGATCCAGCATTGCTGCTTGAGCGCGCCCACCGGCTGAACCTGCCGCTGACGCTGTGCGATTATCGCCCACAACAGCTTGCTCAACCGCAGCGCGCTGGCACACTAACCGTGCTGCCGGTAGCCACCGCTTATCCGGTCACGCCAGGTGAATTGAACGCCGGTAACAGCGCCTACGTGGTGGAAACCCTGGCGCGTGCCTGCGATGGCTGCCTGAACGGTGAGTTTGCCGCGTTGATCACCGGCCCGGTAAATAAAGGCGTGATCAACGACGCAGGTATGCCGTTTATCGGCCATACCGAATTCTTTGCCGATCGCAGCGGTTGCGATCGGGTGGTGATGATGCTGGCCACCGAAGAACTGCGCGTGGCGTTGGCAACCACCCACCTGCCACTGCTAGCAGTACCGGGTGCTATCACCCAGCACAGCCTATTCGACGTTATCCGCATTCTCGATCGGGATCTGAAAACCAAATTTGGCCTGCCCCAGCCGCAGATCTACGTCTGCGGGCTGAACCCGCACGCCGGGGAAGGCGGCCATATGGGGCGCGAAGAGATAGACATTATCCTTCCAGCGCTTGAGGCACTGCGTGCTGAAGGTATCCACCTGACCGGCCCACTGCCAGCGGATACCCTGTTTCAGCCCAAGTATCTGCAACATGCCGATGCGGTGCTGGCAATGTATCACGATCAGGGTTTGCCGATACTAAAATATCAGGGGTTTGGCCGTGCAGTGAATATCACTCTTGGGTTGCCTTTTATCCGTACTTCGGTCGATCATGGTACTGCTCTGGAACTGGCTGGCACTGGCAGCGCCGATGTTGGCAGTTTCAAAACGGCCTTGGATCTCGCCATTAAAATGATAATTAATTGTAATGAATAA